The nucleotide sequence TCTGATAGACCCGTTCCTGACGGCCAATCCTGCAGCTGCCGCCAAGCCTGAGGATGTTGAGGCGGACCTGATACTCGTGACCCACGCCCACGGAGATCACATCGGCGATGCGGCGGCGATAGCCAGGAGAACCGGGGCGAAGATAGTCGCCATGTACGACATAGCCAACTACCTCGTTGAGAGCGAGAGCGGCATAACTACCATCGGCATGAACTACGGTCCGACGGAGGTTGACGGGGTCAAGATCGTCCAGGTTCCGGCCTGGCACTCCAGCAGCGACGGCAAGTACAGCATAGGAAGCGCCTGCGGCTACATAATCGAGCTCGACGGCGTCAGGATTTACCACGCCGGCGACACCTTCGTCTTCAGGGACATGGAGCTCTTCGCCGAGCTCTACGGGCCGATAGACGTTGCCCTGCTTCCCATAGGCGGCCACTTCACGATGGGACCGCGCGAGGCCGCCAAGGCTGTGGAGTTCCTGAAGCCGAGGAAGGTCGTGCCGATGCACTACAACACCTGGCCCCCGATAGCGGCGGACCCCGGGGAGTTCAGGAGGCTGGTTGGGGACAAAGCGGAGGTCGTAATTCTCGAACCCGGCGAAACCCTGGAGCTTTGAAAAACCTTTTAAGGGCCTTTTCCTACCCTTTTTTCAGGTGATGGAATGGTTAAACGGGCCGTTGCTCTGACGCTCATCCTGCTGGTGTTCTCATCCTTCATGCTTCCTCTCTCCTCCGCACAGGATACGAAGGAGGGGCCAAAGTACGACCTTATAATCGTGAGAAACGATGATTTAATCGATTATATCATTGCTCTCCCCTACGCCAAGATGCTGGATGTCCCGATACTGCCCGTGAACCGTGAGGAACTCGATCCCGGAACAATCGCCCAGCTCCAGAGCTACGCCCAGTTCGGCTGGAACCACGTCCTTATAATCGGTGACTCACAGGCCATCAGCGACAAGGTTCAGGATGAGCTCCTTAAGATGGGCTTCATAGTCGAGAGGATAGGCGGCGCGGTTAGGACGGAAACGGCGGCAAAGCTGGCGCTGCACTTCTATCCTAACGGACACGATACGGTCGTTGTCGCCAGCTCCAGCGACTACGGCTCGGCCCTCGCTGCCGCCAGGTGGGCCATGATATACGGATACCCCTTCCTCCTGACCCAGGAGGATGCCCTCTCCGACTCAACCGCCGACGCCATACAGAAGCTCCATCCGGACCTCGTCGAGCTCATGGGCGCTGGCATGTCCAAGGACGTCCAGAGGAAGATAGAGGCGATGGGCTACCAGACCTACTGGGTACGTGAGAACCTTGAGATAGAGATACCCGCCCAGCCCAGGGAGACCAACTGGGTGATGATAGCGGCCGCGGTGCTGCTCTCGCTGGCCGTGGCGGTTCCGGTTTCGCTCTACTACGCCAAGGAGAAGTGGTTCGCCAACAGGGTGCCCATAGAGGTGCTGACCGAGAAGGAGCGCATAGTCGTGAACGCCATACTCGAAAAGGGCGGTACGGTCAAGCAGGAGGAACTGCCGGAGCTGACGGGTTACTCGAGGCCGACGATAAGCAGGATCATCCAGGAGCTGGAGAAGAAGCAGCTGGTTGAGAGGGAGAAGGTGGGGAAGACCTTCATCGTGAAGCTCACGAAGGAGATAATAATCCGCGACTGACCGGTCGGAAAGCCCTGCCGCTCATCACTTTTTTCAGCCCTGGCTGTTCTCCTCATCCCGCGGGATGTTAAAGAACCGAAACTGAGAAAATGGCGGGAGAATAGGGGATCACTTCCGGAACAGGTGCCCGTGGGCCCTGTTCACGTGCCTGGTGTAGTCCTTGGATGTTCTGAAGAGCATTCCGCAGCGCGGGCAGCGGTAGTAGCGGGTGCCGTCGCGGTCGTGGAATATAACCGCCTTCAGCTCCGCCACTTCCACCACCTCCGGACCTAGGTGAGAAAAGTCCTTTTAAAATTTTACGGAGGGATGGGGGAGGAGAGGGGAATCAGACCCATATCCTGTTGCCCTTCACCTTCAGGTAGCCGAGGCTCTGGAGCTCCTTGAGGAAATCCTCTATGGCATCTTCGTCGAAGTATATGTTCACCCTCTCGCGCTCGCCCTCAACGACTATCGGCTCCCTCTCCATTATGGCCTCCATCAGTTCGTTCTTGCGCCTGTGCCTCTCGGCCAGCTCCAGTATGACGTCCGCCAGAACCGAGCGGGCTATGCCGTCGAACATCGCCTCGACCACGCTTTCCTCCGTGGCGTACTCCTTCGCTATCTCAAGCGCCTCTTCGATCAGCTCCCCCTCGACCTCCATAACCTCGACGAAGTACCTCTTTTCGAGGGTGTACTCCGTCACCATGCCCGTTTTGAAGCGCTCCTCGATGTCCTCCAGGTACTCCTCGATATCGTCTATGGAGAAGCGCAGCTCCGCTCTGAGGAAGTCAAGGGGGACCATTTCGTTCAGAACGAGCGTTCCGTCTTCCTCGGCAACGGCCCCGGCCTCCATAAGGGCCGTGACCACTATCAGCTTTCCGAGGTCCGACTCGCCAAAGAGCCTCTCCAGGCTCTTTTTCTCTCCTACTCTCCAGTCTCGGGTTATCTCTTCGTACGCGAATCTGAGTTCATCCAGGGCGGCCTCAACGGGCTCTATCCCCTCAGCTTTCTCAAGAAGCTCGGCGTAAGTTCCCTCTATGACGACGTAGTGTGATATCTGGGGGGAAACCTCCTCCCGGGTTCTGTTCATTATCCCAGCCCTGCTCAGCTCCCTGGAGAGGGCGTTCATATCCTCCCTGCTAAGAACTTCCAGCCTCAATCGCCTCACCGAAAAAAGAACGGCGAAATGGTTATAACCTTTAGCCCTCGCTTCCCTCCACCAGTCCGGAGAGGAGGGCTTTCAGGGGTTTGTTGCTGATCCTCCCCGCCGTCTCCCTAACCTCCTCCACCAGCTCCGGGGAGTAGTTTGAATAGAGATAGAGTGCGTAGGCCATGAGCTTCGGGTCCCCCTCGGCCATC is from Thermococcus celericrescens and encodes:
- a CDS encoding metal-dependent hydrolase, encoding MVKVRFLGHAAFLIEGSKRILIDPFLTANPAAAAKPEDVEADLILVTHAHGDHIGDAAAIARRTGAKIVAMYDIANYLVESESGITTIGMNYGPTEVDGVKIVQVPAWHSSSDGKYSIGSACGYIIELDGVRIYHAGDTFVFRDMELFAELYGPIDVALLPIGGHFTMGPREAAKAVEFLKPRKVVPMHYNTWPPIAADPGEFRRLVGDKAEVVILEPGETLEL
- a CDS encoding cell wall-binding repeat-containing protein, which produces MVKRAVALTLILLVFSSFMLPLSSAQDTKEGPKYDLIIVRNDDLIDYIIALPYAKMLDVPILPVNREELDPGTIAQLQSYAQFGWNHVLIIGDSQAISDKVQDELLKMGFIVERIGGAVRTETAAKLALHFYPNGHDTVVVASSSDYGSALAAARWAMIYGYPFLLTQEDALSDSTADAIQKLHPDLVELMGAGMSKDVQRKIEAMGYQTYWVRENLEIEIPAQPRETNWVMIAAAVLLSLAVAVPVSLYYAKEKWFANRVPIEVLTEKERIVVNAILEKGGTVKQEELPELTGYSRPTISRIIQELEKKQLVEREKVGKTFIVKLTKEIIIRD
- a CDS encoding DUF7128 family protein, whose product is MVEVAELKAVIFHDRDGTRYYRCPRCGMLFRTSKDYTRHVNRAHGHLFRK